A single region of the Pseudomonas sp. VD-NE ins genome encodes:
- a CDS encoding PaaI family thioesterase, with protein MDASAIPEGFAPFTRSSPLLDLLGPIYARGSGLQLELGLLTDSRHANGRGTLHGGVLATLADVGMGYAMAFSSDPPQPLITASMTLDYLGAVKMNEWLEVRLEYSKKGRQLAFAAVSLHVGERNVARASAVFAVPVG; from the coding sequence ATGGACGCCAGCGCAATTCCCGAAGGTTTCGCCCCATTTACCCGCAGCAGTCCGTTGCTGGATTTACTGGGCCCGATCTACGCCAGGGGCAGCGGGTTGCAACTGGAACTGGGTTTATTGACTGACTCACGCCATGCCAATGGCCGTGGCACCTTGCATGGTGGTGTATTGGCGACATTGGCCGATGTCGGGATGGGTTATGCCATGGCGTTTTCCAGCGACCCTCCGCAGCCATTGATCACGGCGAGCATGACGCTGGATTATCTCGGCGCGGTGAAAATGAATGAGTGGCTGGAAGTGCGTCTGGAGTACTCAAAAAAAGGCCGGCAACTGGCGTTTGCTGCTGTCAGTTTGCATGTCGGGGAGCGAAACGTTGCGCGGGCCAGTGCGGTGTTTGCGGTGCCGGTGGGTTGA
- a CDS encoding HNH endonuclease, whose amino-acid sequence MSRNFRALKPEILEKFKHQCAYCGVKLYDPLMADIEHFYPKSTYPHLALDKSNMLIACRACNMIKGARFPIADDGRPLLLNPLHDDFSKHIKQNENGYLEGLTEQGEVTISVLQLNRPSLIEQRILELIENKFSGGKVLSEHDVFMTFTSSMQNVIELNGIKLDDGKSLQKQMAYMLYANVITSLETYLCDRFISLVQGNKGNLRAFVESFIEYGQEKFVIAELFKVHEGIEAKAIESMKSVLYHNLPKVSGMYRETFGVDFPVFTEVFKSVLIRHDLVHRAGKTKAGDFHDLTAESVEIVVSECSKFVEQLEKELSANT is encoded by the coding sequence ATGAGTCGTAACTTTAGAGCGTTAAAGCCTGAGATTTTAGAGAAATTCAAGCACCAGTGTGCTTACTGCGGAGTCAAACTTTACGATCCGTTAATGGCGGATATCGAGCACTTCTATCCAAAGTCCACCTACCCGCATCTGGCTCTTGATAAAAGCAATATGCTTATAGCGTGTCGAGCATGCAACATGATTAAGGGCGCGAGATTTCCTATTGCTGATGACGGGCGGCCGTTACTACTAAATCCGTTGCATGATGATTTTTCAAAGCACATAAAGCAAAATGAAAACGGATACTTGGAAGGGTTAACGGAACAGGGAGAGGTAACGATATCCGTATTGCAATTAAATCGACCTTCGCTCATAGAGCAACGCATACTAGAACTTATTGAAAACAAGTTCTCTGGTGGTAAGGTATTATCAGAACATGATGTCTTTATGACATTTACAAGCAGTATGCAAAATGTCATTGAGCTCAATGGTATTAAGTTGGATGATGGTAAAAGCTTGCAAAAACAAATGGCGTACATGCTTTATGCGAATGTTATTACCTCTTTGGAGACATATCTGTGCGACCGGTTTATATCACTCGTTCAAGGTAATAAGGGGAATCTCCGGGCCTTCGTTGAGAGCTTCATTGAATATGGTCAAGAAAAATTTGTTATTGCTGAATTATTCAAGGTGCATGAAGGGATAGAGGCGAAAGCAATTGAGTCAATGAAAAGCGTTCTGTACCATAACTTACCAAAAGTAAGTGGTATGTACAGGGAGACATTTGGGGTTGATTTTCCTGTTTTCACAGAAGTGTTTAAAAGTGTATTGATTCGACACGATCTGGTTCATCGTGCCGGTAAAACGAAAGCTGGTGATTTTCATGATTTGACTGCTGAGTCGGTCGAGATAGTTGTTAGTGAATGCTCAAAGTTCGTAGAACAGTTGGAAAAGGAGTTGAGCGCCAATACTTGA